The Streptomyces avermitilis MA-4680 = NBRC 14893 genome contains a region encoding:
- a CDS encoding WhiB family transcriptional regulator, translating into MHTETITSPDIAWQEEALCAQTGADFFFPEPGSSVREAKRICGLCEIRSACLEYALTNDERFGVWGGLSEKERLSLRRDPR; encoded by the coding sequence ATGCACACCGAAACGATCACGTCGCCCGACATCGCCTGGCAGGAGGAGGCGCTGTGCGCGCAGACGGGGGCTGATTTCTTCTTTCCCGAACCCGGGAGCTCCGTACGGGAGGCGAAGCGCATCTGCGGCCTGTGCGAGATCCGCTCCGCCTGCCTCGAATACGCGCTCACCAACGACGAGCGGTTCGGGGTCTGGGGCGGGCTCTCCGAGAAGGAACGGCTGAGCCTCAGGCGCGACCCGCGCTGA
- a CDS encoding VOC family protein has translation MLTTRYVTGAPNWLDVGTPDIDGATSFYGGLFGWQFQSAGPDAGGYGFFQLSGKTAAGGMQTTPEQGPPSWTVYFQSPDAEATAKAAEQAGGHVFLPPMDVMGQGHMAILADQAGVPFGVWQPGRNKGLDVAGAPGSLCWIELYTPDIARAAAFYDKVFGWETSAVPFPGGTYTCINPAGTEPEAMFGGAVPLQDDPTEAESGAYWLPYFEVEDTDATVAEAQELGGKVRMPATDLEGVGRLAKLADPYGARFAVIKSTPPQG, from the coding sequence ATGCTCACCACCCGTTATGTCACCGGTGCTCCGAACTGGCTCGATGTCGGCACCCCCGACATCGACGGCGCCACGTCCTTCTACGGCGGCCTCTTCGGCTGGCAGTTCCAGTCGGCAGGGCCCGACGCCGGTGGATACGGCTTCTTCCAGCTCTCCGGCAAGACCGCCGCGGGCGGTATGCAGACGACTCCGGAACAGGGCCCGCCGTCCTGGACCGTGTACTTCCAGAGCCCCGACGCCGAGGCCACCGCGAAGGCGGCCGAGCAGGCCGGCGGACATGTGTTCCTGCCGCCCATGGACGTGATGGGCCAGGGCCACATGGCGATCCTCGCCGACCAGGCGGGCGTGCCCTTCGGCGTCTGGCAGCCGGGCCGGAACAAGGGGCTGGACGTGGCCGGCGCCCCCGGATCGCTGTGCTGGATCGAGCTCTACACACCGGACATCGCGCGGGCCGCCGCGTTCTACGACAAGGTGTTCGGCTGGGAGACCTCGGCGGTGCCGTTCCCCGGCGGCACATACACCTGCATCAACCCGGCGGGTACGGAGCCGGAGGCCATGTTCGGCGGTGCGGTCCCGCTCCAGGACGACCCGACGGAGGCCGAGTCGGGTGCGTACTGGCTGCCGTACTTCGAGGTCGAGGACACGGACGCGACGGTCGCCGAGGCGCAGGAGCTGGGCGGCAAGGTCCGGATGCCCGCGACGGACCTGGAAGGCGTGGGCCGGTTGGCCAAGCTCGCCGATCCGTACGGCGCGAGGTTCGCGGTGATCAAGAGCACGCCGCCGCAGGGCTGA